Proteins found in one Mucilaginibacter gracilis genomic segment:
- a CDS encoding carboxypeptidase-like regulatory domain-containing protein produces the protein MRIKLTVIKLIVLLNLATALAWAQAPAPAAINALVQKITAYNNAMPTEKVFLQLDKPYYSTDDTVWFKGYLMSPAITYSPLSSRLYIELLNDSNAVMKRYVFPVGVGLTWGAIPLDASYIHEGTYTIRAYTNWMRNFGDDYFFKKSFYVNNKGENTWLVNVSPSLTNDAGKDNVKLALKFSSLDNKNPGLRDMQLKVVNGKKVLLRSTAQTAADGTMKVDFTLPPQTNLKNLNVIAQDKEDKTRTALIPIGVNRSQDVDLQFMPESGSLVASIPSHVGFKATGEDGKGIAIKGTVYDNNHNEVAIINTVRNGIGTFDITPQPNSSYTAEITIPGGAKKTVPLPAILKTGSILRVRNGLDKDTLTVSLYNTAEQNVQSKYYLIGIARGVVCYGASLSFNNNYFTTHIPKSLFPTGVAHFILLNAAEQPINERVTFINHNDNLKIDIKTDAQTFASRDSIPVHITVKDAEGKPVIGSFSMAVTDDNQVKAETAASDNIMSHLLLSSDLKGYVEDPTYYFQHTDEAWKALDALLLTQGWVGYDLRKINQPIKRDYDAEYEFMVKGTVTNLFNKPISNSSVLLLSKGKQNFVKDTTTNKEGRFTFKNFPPIDKSTFIITARNARGKVVNGGISVDEKNQSPVNSGSPILLDPWNVNTDTTLLNYVKSNKSYHATLDRAVLGTSGKLLRAVNIKDRAYIKGSQNLNGPGSADQTITEDVLVNAGRVSLLDVITSKVKGFRTGFHKDSSASTSARSSFGASGASRSSSPNLEYFLKDKRVHFVFDGIDLDKFYEPVGGQPNEHYEYQKQYLDYISAEDILGIEVNYTNNALYNVRNIDNVDDLLAATPTGPVGSDIAYLEITTRAGNGPFIQRATGIYIYKPLPIAEYKQFYKPRYPVKDAPRTYSDLRSTIHWEPNVITTKNGTSTIGFYAADKPTHYTIILEGSDMSGRVGYQTTGVTIGGNTQ, from the coding sequence ATGCGAATCAAATTAACCGTTATTAAGCTAATCGTTCTGCTTAACTTAGCCACTGCATTGGCCTGGGCACAGGCACCCGCCCCTGCAGCCATTAATGCCCTCGTGCAAAAAATAACCGCATATAATAATGCAATGCCTACCGAAAAGGTTTTTTTACAGTTAGATAAACCGTACTACTCAACAGACGATACGGTATGGTTTAAAGGCTATTTAATGAGCCCCGCAATAACGTATTCGCCTTTAAGCAGCCGCCTTTACATCGAATTGCTTAATGACAGCAATGCCGTTATGAAGCGATACGTTTTTCCGGTAGGCGTTGGCCTAACCTGGGGCGCTATACCGCTTGATGCCAGTTACATACACGAAGGCACATATACCATACGCGCATACACCAACTGGATGCGTAATTTTGGCGACGATTATTTTTTTAAGAAGAGCTTTTATGTAAACAACAAAGGCGAAAATACATGGCTGGTTAATGTAAGCCCATCGTTAACTAACGATGCCGGTAAAGACAATGTTAAACTTGCGCTAAAATTTTCGAGCCTGGATAATAAAAATCCGGGCCTGCGCGATATGCAGTTAAAAGTAGTTAACGGCAAAAAAGTACTTTTGCGAAGTACGGCTCAAACCGCTGCCGACGGCACCATGAAGGTTGATTTTACGCTACCGCCACAAACCAATCTCAAAAACCTTAATGTTATAGCTCAGGATAAAGAAGATAAAACCCGCACCGCTTTAATACCAATAGGCGTAAACCGATCTCAGGATGTTGATTTACAATTTATGCCCGAAAGCGGATCGCTTGTAGCCAGCATACCCTCCCATGTGGGCTTTAAAGCCACCGGCGAAGACGGCAAAGGCATTGCTATAAAAGGTACAGTATATGATAACAACCATAACGAAGTAGCCATCATTAACACAGTGCGGAACGGTATTGGCACTTTTGATATTACCCCGCAACCTAACTCGTCCTACACTGCCGAAATAACTATACCCGGCGGTGCAAAAAAAACAGTACCCTTGCCTGCTATTTTAAAAACGGGCAGCATTTTAAGGGTACGCAACGGGTTGGATAAAGACACCCTTACGGTATCACTTTACAACACTGCCGAGCAAAATGTGCAATCTAAATACTATCTTATTGGTATTGCACGTGGCGTAGTTTGCTACGGCGCATCGTTATCGTTCAATAACAATTACTTTACCACCCACATACCCAAAAGTCTTTTCCCTACCGGGGTGGCACACTTTATTTTATTAAACGCCGCCGAGCAACCTATAAACGAAAGGGTAACGTTTATTAACCATAACGACAACTTAAAAATTGATATTAAAACCGATGCCCAAACCTTTGCATCAAGAGATAGCATACCTGTACACATCACCGTTAAAGATGCCGAAGGCAAACCCGTTATAGGCAGTTTTTCGATGGCTGTAACCGATGATAACCAGGTTAAGGCCGAAACTGCAGCTTCAGACAATATTATGTCGCACTTACTGCTCTCTTCGGATCTTAAAGGTTATGTTGAAGATCCTACTTACTACTTTCAACATACCGATGAGGCCTGGAAAGCACTGGATGCCTTACTGCTAACCCAGGGCTGGGTAGGCTACGATCTGCGAAAAATAAACCAGCCTATAAAGCGCGACTATGATGCCGAATACGAGTTTATGGTTAAAGGTACAGTTACCAATTTATTTAACAAACCAATAAGCAATTCGAGCGTATTGTTACTAAGCAAGGGCAAACAAAACTTTGTTAAAGATACCACCACCAATAAAGAAGGGCGCTTTACATTTAAAAACTTCCCGCCAATTGATAAATCAACCTTTATCATTACAGCGCGAAATGCGCGGGGTAAAGTAGTTAACGGAGGTATCTCGGTTGACGAAAAAAACCAAAGCCCGGTAAATTCGGGGAGCCCTATCCTATTAGATCCATGGAATGTAAATACCGATACCACGTTGTTAAACTACGTAAAATCAAACAAAAGCTACCATGCAACTTTAGATAGAGCAGTACTTGGCACCTCGGGTAAATTGCTTAGGGCGGTAAATATTAAAGATCGGGCGTATATTAAGGGTTCGCAAAACTTAAACGGGCCGGGCAGTGCCGATCAAACCATCACCGAAGACGTATTGGTTAATGCCGGCCGGGTAAGCTTGCTTGATGTAATTACCAGTAAGGTAAAAGGCTTCCGCACCGGTTTTCATAAAGATAGCTCGGCAAGTACCAGTGCCCGAAGTAGTTTCGGCGCAAGCGGCGCATCACGGTCGAGCTCACCTAACCTCGAGTATTTTCTTAAAGATAAACGCGTGCATTTTGTATTCGACGGAATTGATCTGGATAAGTTTTACGAGCCCGTTGGCGGCCAGCCAAACGAGCATTACGAATACCAGAAACAATACCTGGACTATATATCGGCCGAAGACATATTGGGTATAGAGGTAAATTACACCAACAATGCCTTATACAACGTGCGCAACATCGATAACGTTGACGATTTATTGGCAGCCACTCCTACTGGCCCTGTAGGCTCGGATATTGCTTACCTTGAAATAACAACCCGTGCCGGTAACGGTCCGTTTATTCAAAGGGCAACAGGTATATACATTTACAAGCCGCTCCCTATTGCCGAATACAAGCAATTTTACAAACCACGTTATCCCGTAAAAGATGCCCCGCGCACCTATTCCGATTTGCGTTCTACCATTCACTGGGAACCAAACGTCATTACCACTAAAAATGGCACTTCAACCATCGGCTTTTATGCTGCCGATAAACCAACACACTACACCATTATACTCGAAGGCAGTGATATGAGCGGCAGAGTAGGTTACCAAACCACAGGTGTTACTATTGGTGGCAATACACAATAA